A genomic window from Glycine max cultivar Williams 82 chromosome 17, Glycine_max_v4.0, whole genome shotgun sequence includes:
- the LOC100796574 gene encoding CSC1-like protein RXW8 isoform X1, whose protein sequence is MDIAALLTSAGINIAVCVVLFSFYSVLRKQPSNVNVYFGRRLASQHSRRIDLCLERFVPSPSWILKAWETSEDEILAIGGLDAVVFVRILVFSIRVFSIAAVICTILVLPVNYHGMDRMYKNIPLESLEVFTIENVKEGSKWLWAHCLALYIITLSACALLYFEYKSITNLRLLHIIGSPPNPSHFTILVRSIPWSSEESYCETVKKFFSYYHASTYLSHQMVYKSGKVQKLKDDAEHMCKVIRDASMERTCKPSFMQCCCSGAPTISFKKISTEMGSTHGRTCNTDLHLDTGKKECSSAFVFFKSRYAALTAAQVLQTSNPMLWVTDVAPEPHDVYWSNICIPYRQLWIRRIATLAASVAFMLVFLIPVTFVQGLTQLEKLQKMFPFLTGILKEKFVNQVVTGYLPSVILVLFLCAVPPVMILFSAVEGSISRSARKKSACFKVLYFTIWNVFFVNVFTGSVISQLSVFSSVTDLPAQLAKAVPAQATFFTTYILSSGWASLAVEVMQIFPLLRNLFQRFILRLKEDALDGSLSFPYHTEVPRILLFGFLGFTCAILAPLMLPFLLVYFFIAYLVYRNQIINVYITKYDSGGQFWPIVHNTTVFSLLFSQLIALGVFGLKRSSVASGFTIPLLIGTLLFHQYCRQRFLPVFRSNSAQILIDLDRRDGHSGRMEEIYEHLRSAYNQSSLMPHTTSQPECVSLHEDKDSGPSSSEDMETGNENEISQKDRPRPIQRTLSMSSDKSVLGVKQ, encoded by the exons ATGGATATTGCTGCTCTTTTAACTTCTGCTGGAATTAATATTGCTGTGTGTGTGgttctcttttcattttattctgtATTAAGAAAACAACCCAGTAATGTTAATGTGTACTTTGGGAGGAGACTAGCCTCTCAGCATTCAAGACGCATTGATCTCTGCTTGGAAAGATTTGTTCCCTCCCCTAGCTGGATATTGAAAGCATGGGAAACATCTGAGGATGAGATATTGGCTATTGGTGGCTTGGATGCTGTGGTTTTTGTGAGGATACTTGTTTTCAG TATTCGAGTGTTTTCCATTGCTGCTGTCATATGCACTATTCTGGTGCTTCCTGTAAATTACCATGGAATGGACAGAATGTATAAGAATATACCTTTGGAGTCGCTGGAAGTATTTACCATTGAGAATGTCAAAGAAGGATCAAAGTG GCTTTGGGCTCATTGTCTTGCACTATACATCATAACATTATCGGCTTGTGCTCTTCTTTACTTT GAATATAAGAGTATTACTAATTTGAGGCTACTACATATTATTGGATCACCTCCAAATCCAAGCCATTTTACAATTCTTGTCCGATCAATTCCCTGGTCTTCAGAAGAATCTTACTGTGAAACTGTGAAAAAATTCTTCTCATATTACCATGCATCAACATATTTGTCGCACCAAATGGTTTATAAGTCCGGTAAAGTTCAAAAACTGAAG GATGATGCTGAACATATGTGTAAGGTAATTAGAGATGCTTCAATGGAAAGGACTTGTAAGCCTAGTTTTATGCAATGTTGCTGTTCTGGAGCACCAACAATTTCTTTTAAGAAGATTTCTACTGAAATGGGTAGTACGCATGGGAGAACTTGCAACACTGACTTGCATTTAGATACAGGAAAAAAG GAATGTTCCTCTGCTTTTGTGTTCTTTAAAAGTCGGTATGCTGCTCTTACGGCTGCACAGGTACTGCAGACATCAAATCCTATGTTATGGGTGACAGATGTAGCTCCTGAACCACATGATGTTTATTGGTCCAATATTTGCATACCATATAGGCAACTTTGGATCCGAAGGATAGCTACACTTGCGGCCTCGGTTGCCTTCATGCTTGTGTTCCTTATCCCTGTTACATTTGTACAAGGCTTGACTCAACTAGAAAAACTTCAGAAAATGTTCCCTTTTCTGACAGGGATACTTAAAGA gaaaTTTGTGAATCAGGTGGTGACTGGTTACCTGCCAAGTGTGATATTGGTTTTATTTTTGTGCGCAGTTCCACCCgtgatgatattattttctgCTGTGGAGGGTTCTATTTCCCGCAGTGCAAGGAAGAAGAGTGCATGTTTTAAAGTCTTGTACTTCACAATCTGGAACGTGTTTTTTGTTAATGTATTTACTGGTTCTGTTATCAGTCAGCTCTCAGTCTTTTCTAGCGTAACAGATCTGCCTGCCCAACTTGCCAAGGCAGTGCCAGCACAG GCTACTTTCTTCACAACTTACATTTTATCATCTGGCTGGGCAAGTTTGGCAGTTGAAGTTATGCAAATTTTCCCTCTACTACGCAATCTTTTCCAGAGATTCATACTCAGGCTTAAAGAAGATGCACTGGATGGCAGCCTATCTTTTCCGTACCATACAGAAGTTCCAAGAATCTTACTGTTTGGATTCCTCGGGTTCACTTGTGCTATTCTGGCACCCCTAATGTTGCCCTTCTTGTTGGTCTACTTTTTCATTGCTTACCTTGTTTATCGAAACCAG ATTATCAACGTATACATTACAAAATACGATAGTGGGGGACAGTTCTGGCCCATTGTTCACAACACAACGGTTTTTTCGTTGCTATTTTCTCAACTTATCGCACTAGGGGTGTTTGGACTCAAACGCTCATCAGTTGCATCTGGATTCACCATTCCTCTGCTGATTGGTACGCTTCTATTTCACCAGTATTGTAGGCAACGGTTTCTCCCAGTATTTAGGAGCAATTCAGCACAG ATTCTTATTGACTTGGATCGGAGAGATGGGCACAGTGGAAGGATGGAAGAAATTTATGAACATTTGCGTTCAGCCTACAACCAGTCCAGTTTAATGCCACATACCACAAGCCAACCCGAATGTGTCAGTCTTCACGAGGACAAGGATAGTGGTCCATCTTCATCAGAAGATATGGAGACAG
- the LOC100796049 gene encoding Probable pectin methylesterase CGR3-like: MSRRPGNPYRRFGDSGGGLFSKSRSPPVLSIALVVVGGLFLVGYVYRGSGGIGNRIESVSRVEGDYLCSREVQQAIPILQKAYGDSMHKVLHVGPDTCYVVSKLLKEEETDAWGIEPYDTEDADNNCKTLIRRGSVRVSDIKFPLPYRPKSFSLVIVSDALDYLSPRYLNKTLPDLVRVASDGVVIFTGFPTTQKAKVADVSKFGRAAKMRSSSWWVKFFLQINLEENEAAVKKFEQASTKSSYVPKCQIFHLKSLH; encoded by the exons atgtCGAGGAGACCGGGGAATCCTTATAGAAGGTTCGGTGACAGTGGCGGTGGACTGTTCTCGAAATCTAGGTCGCCACCGGTTTTGTCTATTGCGCTCGTAGTTGTg GGAGGTTTGTTTCTCGTTGGCTATGTGTATAGAGGCTCag GTGGAATTGGAAACCGTATAGAATCTGTTAGCAGGGTTGAAG GTGATTATTTGTGCAGTAGAGAGGTCCAACAAGCAATTCCCATTTTACAGAAAGCATATGGAGATAGCATGCATAAAGTTTTGCATGTTGGTCCTGATACTTGCTATGTGGTCTCTAAATTGCTGAAGGAGGAGGAAACTGATGCCTGGGGAATAGAACCATATGATACAGAGGATGCTGATAATAATTGCAAAACACTTATACGTAGAGGCAGTGTGCGTGTGTCTGATATCAAGTTTCCTCTTCCATACAGGCCAAAATCTTTCTCTCTTGTAATTGTTTCAGATGCTCTGGATTACCTGTCTCCCAGATACCTCAATAAAACTCTTCCGGATTTGGTGAGGGTAGCATCTGATGGTGTAGTGATATTTACTG GTTTTCCCACCACTCAAAAGGCCAAGGTAGCTGATGTTTCTAAATTTGGAAGAGCG GCCAAGATGAGGAGTTCATCCTGGTGGGTCAAGTTTTTCCTCCAGATTAACTTAGAGGAGAATGAAGCTGCTGTTAAGAAGTTTGAACAGGCTTCAACCAAGAGTTCATATGTTCCAAAATGCCAGATATTCCACTTGAAGTCACTCCATTGA
- the LOC100796574 gene encoding CSC1-like protein RXW8 isoform X2: protein MDRMYKNIPLESLEVFTIENVKEGSKWLWAHCLALYIITLSACALLYFEYKSITNLRLLHIIGSPPNPSHFTILVRSIPWSSEESYCETVKKFFSYYHASTYLSHQMVYKSGKVQKLKDDAEHMCKVIRDASMERTCKPSFMQCCCSGAPTISFKKISTEMGSTHGRTCNTDLHLDTGKKECSSAFVFFKSRYAALTAAQVLQTSNPMLWVTDVAPEPHDVYWSNICIPYRQLWIRRIATLAASVAFMLVFLIPVTFVQGLTQLEKLQKMFPFLTGILKEKFVNQVVTGYLPSVILVLFLCAVPPVMILFSAVEGSISRSARKKSACFKVLYFTIWNVFFVNVFTGSVISQLSVFSSVTDLPAQLAKAVPAQATFFTTYILSSGWASLAVEVMQIFPLLRNLFQRFILRLKEDALDGSLSFPYHTEVPRILLFGFLGFTCAILAPLMLPFLLVYFFIAYLVYRNQIINVYITKYDSGGQFWPIVHNTTVFSLLFSQLIALGVFGLKRSSVASGFTIPLLIGTLLFHQYCRQRFLPVFRSNSAQILIDLDRRDGHSGRMEEIYEHLRSAYNQSSLMPHTTSQPECVSLHEDKDSGPSSSEDMETGNENEISQKDRPRPIQRTLSMSSDKSVLGVKQ from the exons ATGGACAGAATGTATAAGAATATACCTTTGGAGTCGCTGGAAGTATTTACCATTGAGAATGTCAAAGAAGGATCAAAGTG GCTTTGGGCTCATTGTCTTGCACTATACATCATAACATTATCGGCTTGTGCTCTTCTTTACTTT GAATATAAGAGTATTACTAATTTGAGGCTACTACATATTATTGGATCACCTCCAAATCCAAGCCATTTTACAATTCTTGTCCGATCAATTCCCTGGTCTTCAGAAGAATCTTACTGTGAAACTGTGAAAAAATTCTTCTCATATTACCATGCATCAACATATTTGTCGCACCAAATGGTTTATAAGTCCGGTAAAGTTCAAAAACTGAAG GATGATGCTGAACATATGTGTAAGGTAATTAGAGATGCTTCAATGGAAAGGACTTGTAAGCCTAGTTTTATGCAATGTTGCTGTTCTGGAGCACCAACAATTTCTTTTAAGAAGATTTCTACTGAAATGGGTAGTACGCATGGGAGAACTTGCAACACTGACTTGCATTTAGATACAGGAAAAAAG GAATGTTCCTCTGCTTTTGTGTTCTTTAAAAGTCGGTATGCTGCTCTTACGGCTGCACAGGTACTGCAGACATCAAATCCTATGTTATGGGTGACAGATGTAGCTCCTGAACCACATGATGTTTATTGGTCCAATATTTGCATACCATATAGGCAACTTTGGATCCGAAGGATAGCTACACTTGCGGCCTCGGTTGCCTTCATGCTTGTGTTCCTTATCCCTGTTACATTTGTACAAGGCTTGACTCAACTAGAAAAACTTCAGAAAATGTTCCCTTTTCTGACAGGGATACTTAAAGA gaaaTTTGTGAATCAGGTGGTGACTGGTTACCTGCCAAGTGTGATATTGGTTTTATTTTTGTGCGCAGTTCCACCCgtgatgatattattttctgCTGTGGAGGGTTCTATTTCCCGCAGTGCAAGGAAGAAGAGTGCATGTTTTAAAGTCTTGTACTTCACAATCTGGAACGTGTTTTTTGTTAATGTATTTACTGGTTCTGTTATCAGTCAGCTCTCAGTCTTTTCTAGCGTAACAGATCTGCCTGCCCAACTTGCCAAGGCAGTGCCAGCACAG GCTACTTTCTTCACAACTTACATTTTATCATCTGGCTGGGCAAGTTTGGCAGTTGAAGTTATGCAAATTTTCCCTCTACTACGCAATCTTTTCCAGAGATTCATACTCAGGCTTAAAGAAGATGCACTGGATGGCAGCCTATCTTTTCCGTACCATACAGAAGTTCCAAGAATCTTACTGTTTGGATTCCTCGGGTTCACTTGTGCTATTCTGGCACCCCTAATGTTGCCCTTCTTGTTGGTCTACTTTTTCATTGCTTACCTTGTTTATCGAAACCAG ATTATCAACGTATACATTACAAAATACGATAGTGGGGGACAGTTCTGGCCCATTGTTCACAACACAACGGTTTTTTCGTTGCTATTTTCTCAACTTATCGCACTAGGGGTGTTTGGACTCAAACGCTCATCAGTTGCATCTGGATTCACCATTCCTCTGCTGATTGGTACGCTTCTATTTCACCAGTATTGTAGGCAACGGTTTCTCCCAGTATTTAGGAGCAATTCAGCACAG ATTCTTATTGACTTGGATCGGAGAGATGGGCACAGTGGAAGGATGGAAGAAATTTATGAACATTTGCGTTCAGCCTACAACCAGTCCAGTTTAATGCCACATACCACAAGCCAACCCGAATGTGTCAGTCTTCACGAGGACAAGGATAGTGGTCCATCTTCATCAGAAGATATGGAGACAG